The segment CGCATCCTCAGGCCAGGAGGTCAGAAGGTTCCACCGGCTCCCACTGGGGCCGCTCCCCGCTCACCACACAGCCCAGCGCTCCGTAGAACAGGAGCTTCACCGCCACGCGCGCCAGCACGAACAGCTGCTGCCACACCACCAGCGCCAGGATGGCCGCCGTGGCGGGACGATCCCAGATCGCTGCCCCCAGATTGTAGAGCGCCGTAACGAAGACCCCCGTGCCCAATGCAAGCAAATAAACACCGGCCGCCTGCCCCAATCTCGGTCGCGCAAAAAGAAAACGCCCCGCCTTGCGGAGGGAGGAAAGAGCACGGCGTTCGTTGTCCTGGGCCGCAAAGATCTTCGCCAGGTCGAACACCAGGTTTGTCCAATAGAGAGCGGCCAGGAACAGGGCAATCGCCAGCGCCCGACCAAGGACCCACGACCAGGGCGCACCGACAAGATCGACAAGGGCCACCACCCCCCTCGCTACCAAGAATGCCACCCCCGCCCCAAGTCCGTAGATGGGTAGCGACAAGAGGAAGAGCCGAAGATAGCAACCGAAAAAGGACACGGAATCGGCTAAGGTCAAGGAGAGCGGTCGTCCGGCGGGGAGAACCAGACTTCGCACCGCCCCCGCCAGCAGGAATGTAACCAGAAGCACGTACACAGCTGCGCCTGCCGCGGCCAGCGCAATCAAAATGGGGAAAAGGCCCGGATGCTCGTACGCCAGATCCCCCAGGAAGCGGAAAGTGAGACGTTCCGCCACCCGGTCGCTCATCAGGCTGTGCCCAATCGAGCGCTCCAGAGCCTTCTCTAAGGGAAGTGCGGCCAGATAAGCCAACAGGAGAGAAGGCAGGTAGAAGAGCCAGAGAAGCTTCCGCTCCCGCCAGACACGCCGCCATCCCTCCAGGTAGAATCCGAAAGTCCCAGCTTGCGAAGGCATCGCGGGCCTCACGAGAAAAAACTCACCGTGGAGAAAAGCACTTGGAGCCAGTAGACCCAGCGCGCGACCAGCTTGCGCACACCGCGCATCCGCGGTTCCACCGTCCGGCTGTTGTTGTTCCCGTTCAGGTCCAGTGGCACGCGGCCATCCGGGTCGATAACGGCGGCCACCAGCCGCGATGGTTGATAGAGGCGGATCCGATGCCAGGCATCCTGGCCATCCCAGCTGAAGCGCAATGTATCGCCGTTCGCGAAGAGAAGGGCGATGTCCACCGGGAACTGGAACTCCCCGTAACGGCGGACCAGCACCTCGTTCCAGAACAGGGCGCTGTCTCTTGCCGCCCCAACCTCAAGACCCGATGCGGAATCGCTCCTGGCCGCATCCTGAAAATCCACTCCCATCGGCTTTTCCTGCCGATACGAGACCGCCCGTGCCACGCCATAGTCCAGACGCCCCGGCTTCTCCAGAATCTGCCGGAGCAAGGACTCGCAGGCGGGCTCGTTCAATTCCTCCCGTACCACGCGCAGGAAATCCTCGCCGCGCGGGTGACGGAAGCGCCAGCGCTCGAAGTAGGCGCGCAGACACCTCAGGAACCGCTCCTTGCCCACATATCGCTCGAGGGTTGCCAGGGTCACGGCCACCTTGGCGTAGGAGTTCACTGAGTAGCTGGCCGCGTCCACAAACTCCCACGCCCTGCGCCCGACGGGATCCGGCGACGAGAGCATCTGAAGCTGCAGCCGCTGGAAGTCCAGATCGCTCAGGCGCATCCCCCACAGATCGAGCAGGTTACCGACCGGCCCGTACTCCTCCTCGAAAATCCTCACCTCGGAGTAGCTGTTGATCCCCTCGTCGAGCCACGCCTCCTCGAACTCGTTGTTGGCGACCATCCCGTACCAGTACTGGTGACCGAACTCGTGGAAGACAACCGCCTCGACCGTCCGCAAGCCGCGAGGGACCCATGGACCGAACAGCACGCCTGCGGTGATCAGGGTGGGGTATTCCATCCCGCCAGCGCGACCTTTCGTGTCCACCACCGTAAGCACGGGATACGGGTAGGGGCCGAACCATTCCTGGAAGCGCCGCAGCGCCGTTTTGGCCGCCTCCAGATGGCGACGGGCCTGCGCACGATGCCCTCGCTGCATCAGCACGCGGATCTTTGTCCCACCCAGGGAGTCCTCGTACACAACGTAAAGGGGGGAGGCAGTCCAGGCGAAGTCGTGCACATCGTCGGCATGGTAGTGCAGCAGGCGAATGCTGTCCTGCTGCGCCTCCTCCACCAGCTCGCCTGTGGCCCCCACCACGTAGCCGATCGGTACCATCAGCCTCACGTCGTAGGATCCGAAATCGGCGTAGAACTCCGAGGTCCGGTGGAACTGGTGGCAGTTCCAGCCCTCCACCTCCCAGACCCCCAGCTTCGGGAACCACTGGGCCACGAAGAAGAAGTCCTTCCCCTCGTAGCCCGTGCGGGCCATAATTCGGGGTAGTTTGGTCCGAAAGGCCATCTCGAGAACAATGCTTTCCCCCGCAGCGACAGTGCGGGGCAGGGGAACCTCCAGTACCGTGCGGTCTTGGTCGTTGTCGTCATCAGGATGGATGAAGCGGGCCGCAGGGAGAAGATCAACCGCACCCCAGCGCAACGTATCCAGTTCGATCCACCCCCACTCCTCGGGCTTTCGCTTCCGATATCGGCTGCGGTAGGGGATCTCCCGGAGGAAGGTGCTCTCCGAGTTCCGGAACGCGTTCATGTACAGATGAAACTGAAGTGTCTCCGCCGGCCGGCCACCGGTGTTGCGCCATTCGATTTGCCCACGTCCCCCGACCAACCTCGCCACCGGGTCGAGACGGGCCTCCAGCGAGTAGCGAACCACCCTCTCCGATAGAGCGGGTTCGCCGGCAAGTACGCCGGCAACGGCCAAAACGTAGGCCGCCACTGCGGTTCCCCCGCCGAGAGCCTCCCTCACCTTCACGAGTCGCCCTCCGCCACGAAGCTGCAACGACTCTGGCCTAGCCTCCATCCTGCCGAAAGGAAGTCGCTGACCACAACCATCCCTCGGGCAAAGAACTTACGCCATTTGCAAAGAATACGCAACCGAAAAGGGGGTCCAGAGAGAGGAGCCAAGCTGATATGGCCGGCCGGGGGCTCTGCGTCCTCCTTGAAGGCAGCAGCGGGAGGGGGAAAGCGCGAGCAGTTTTCTTTTCCTGAGCCTGGGAGGAACTGAGCAGGGACGGATATCTGGGCTTCAAAGGAGGTGGAGGAACTTCAGGCCGGAAAGGAGCGGCGTTTCCCCCTGCGCAAACTTGCCCCCGCGCGAAACATTGTCCCCCGGCTTACGTTCAAGGGGATGTCTACAGACGGTGAACGCAAACGGGCACAATTGCGAGGTGCAGCATGTCGCGAAGCCGTTCGGGTATGCTCCTGGGGATCGCCCTGGTCGCCGTCGGTCTGGTCGCTCTCTTGCGGCGGCTGGTCCCCTGGTGGATGGAAGCCAATTTCCTCTGGGGCACAGCGTTCCTCACCGTCGCTGCCGCCCTGTTCGCCACGGCTTTACGTCAGAAGCTCCGTGGCTACCTGCTGCTGGCCTGGGTTGCTACGGGGATCGCCGCGGCCATCTACCTGAACGGCATCGGCGGCCGGGCCGAGGACGTCGCCGGCGCCGCATTTCTCCTCTGCGTATCCTTGGGTTTGCTGACCTTACACACTGCCCATCCACGCAGCTGGTGGCTCGCCCTCCTCGGCGGCGCCGTCTTTGTGCTGGCCATCATCACCGGCGCTTCTTCCTTGGAGCTCTTGGAGGGCGTGGCGGCAAGCTCCCTCCTCTTTTTCGGACTTGCTCTCGTCTTCTTCTACCTCTATCTCATCCGGACGGCTGAGAACCGTCTGGGCTGGGCCAGGTACCCGGCCGTCATCAGCCTTGCCGTAGCCGCGCTCATCTTGGCCAACGACCAGCTGCCCGAGCTGCGCCCCTATCTATGGCCGCTGATCCTGCTGGTCACCGGGGCGTACCTAATCTTTCGCGATCTTCTGGGGGCGCGCTCCCGCACCGAGCGGCAGGAGGAAACATCCCTCCCGAGCGCCGGAGGGGCCGAAACAGACTCGTGACGCTCCCCACCCCGACGATTCCGGAGCCGGGGATCGCCCTCTCCTTACCGCACCAGGGATACACGGAAAATACCGGACTGGCCGCCCGCGTTCACGCGCATCAGATAGACTCCGCCCGGCAAGCGATTCCCACTTCCGTCGCAGCCATCCCAAAACCAGACGCCCGTATACGGAAGAATCTCGTACCGCACAAGCCTGCCGCGCGGATCAAAGATAGCCAGGCGCACGGGCGAGGAATTCCGTGCGTCGCCCCACCAACGCAGGCACGTCGCCGAGGCGCCGACACCTTCTCCGAAGGGGTTCGGGAAAGGCGGTACACACTGAAAATCCTGTGGGAGTTCCCTTCCTCGCCCTGTGCTTAAGGGGAATACCACGGTACTGGCCAGGAGCCGAACACTGCCATCGTGCTCGACCGCGTAGAGAGCGTACCAGACCTGCTCCGCTACGGGCACCTGGGCGTCGCACCAGACGTACGAAGCCCCTGTGGCCTCCTGCCCCTGAGTTCGGATCAAGCCAGACACCGAATCCCCAGGCCCCGGAAGCCCCTCCACACTCCGGCATACGTGGAAGCCGACGATCTCAACCTCGCTCGCCGTCTGCCAGCGCACCTCTACGACCCCCTCTGGTGTGCGCCGCGCCTCAAAGCTTACCAGCAGCACAGGCAAGGAAACATCCTCCTGAGCGTCAAGGTCCGTGTCCGTGCCTGCCGCACCGGCGTGCCAGCTTCCGGCCTGCTGGTACACAACCTCATTCGCCGAGTTCCGGATCTCCAGGCGGGCAATGCTTGCGTTAGCCGGAACGGCGAAGCGAAAGTAACCAGGCACGCTGGGATAGGGGGAGGGGGCCTCCGCAATCCCGTTGTCCTCCACCACGTAGCTTCCGAGGATATTGCCGGACGCGTCCAGCGCAACGATGACCTGCCCAGCTGTGGCTGTGACGGCGGTTCCGTGCACCCAGGCGCCATCACCAGAGCTGCCCATATCCATGACGGTCACTCCCGAAACGTCGCCGTCCCATGCCGATGAGCCATCGGACAGGCGTACGCGGAGGGTGCGCCCCTGGCCGATAGCGCTGGTGTAAAAATACGACTGAAGCCACCCTCTCCATTTGCCCTCGGCGTCCGTCTGGATGGTCCGCTGCGCACTCCACGCGGAGCCCGCCCCCACCCATTGCAGCGTGCCAGGGTTCCACGTCCGCGCCCCAGAAGGTACGGCTGTCGTGTAGGCCTTGATATAGTACGTGGCGTTGGCGCTCGCGCCGGTGACGGACACGAGAAGGGCGCAGGGGGTACCCCCGGTGGCACTTCCATCGCCCGCGACATATCTCGGAGCGGCCAGTATCTCTATCGTCTGGGCGTCTGCCACTCCCCTGCCGAAAAGGAACAGAAAGAGTACACCTGCGACTTGAATTGCCCAGCAGGCTTGACCCTTTGGCCTCATGGCTAACCTCCTCCTTGCTTGGGGCCCACCGACACATTGGTCTCGCACTCCAGGCACGGGCGGCACGAACAACCTCGCCACCGCCTCTGACCACCCAGAGCTCTGGCTGCCTGCTACCGTAAGCCGATGCGAACCTCCGGCTTTCTCCCTGCCAACGACCAGGCTATCGCCGGAGAAATAGGCGGCTGCGGCCCGAACTGCTCCGCTCTTGCAGATCCAGACCAGCGTGAGATGTGCGGGGAGTCCCTACAGCAGACGAGGATTACGCGGCGTGAACTACGGGGGCACTACGCGCAGGAAAGAGACAGCCCAAGGCTCCCCCGACCCGACTCCCCTTGGAGGATCCTCTCCCCCTCTGACCCCTCTCACTCCTTACTTCACCCGGAAGTAGATGATCGGTCCGCGGGCGCGGCGGAATTCCAGCGCTAAGCCGAGATCGGCGGCAGCCCGCTTCAGCCGATTGCGCACCGTGAGCTTGCGCTCTCCCTCCTCCAGCTCGACCGCCACCCAGTCACCAGGCTGCAGATCCTCCAGGTATTGACGGTACTGCTGCCGAATCATCTCGCGCCGGGAAGGACCCTGGCGCCGGGCGCGGGGTCGTAACAACCTTGCGATTTCCTCGTCGGTCAATTTCCTCACCTTAGGCATGCTCCTCTCCTTGATCTGACCGTCAGCAATCCCTGGATCCTACAGAAAAACCTCCAGTGTGTCCCCTCGTTCCCCGCGTCCCAGCCATACCCCTTCCGGCGCGAGTCTGGCGCCGGCTCTCCCTGCAGCTGCCCTCACGGTAATTCGCGCGCCCACGACGGCGCCCAGGCCCCTGAGCCCGCCGACCCCAGCCACCGCACCATTTCCTGCCGCCCGGGAGACTGGATGTACCGGCCCTGCGCTCTGGGTTCTGCCGCTGTGGCCACCTTCCAATACCCCTCGGCCCAGTGGTCGAAGGGGACTACCCGACTGGGTACCTGGGCCACGTCCACGCAGAGTGCGAGTGCCGAGGCAGCGCTCAAGAAAACCACGGCTTTGCTATTACGTCCGACTGCGCCCACGCAAGCGGATCCAGGTTGACCGGACAAGCCCTTTGACTCCAAGAACGGCCAATGCTGGCTGCGCCAGCAACGTACGCAGGAAAATGGACGCAAAGCGGTCGCGGGGGACATCACGCAGAAGGCCCAGCACCCGCCGGTTGAGGCAGGCCACAAGACGGTCGTAGTCCCCGCTGTCAAAAGCGTCCAGAACCCGCCGGAGCAGGTAATGAACGTACAACTCCCGGCGCAGCTCTCGTAGCTCACGAACATAGCTTGTGCGGCGCAGAATGGCGCGCGCCGCTGCCCGCGCCCCCAAGAGACCCGTCACAGTACCGCCGACCGTGGTCACCTTTACGTGCCCCGCTGCGTCCCCTACCAGGTAAAGCTCGGCGTTCCCGAAACGCCGGTACGGCTTTTCAAGCGGATCGTACAGAGGCACCAGAGCCGCTTCGACCCGCAGAGGATCTACCCCGATCTCACGCAGAAAGCGGAAGAACTCCCGCTTCCCCTTCCGCCCTTCAGGGACCACACAGCCGACCGCAGCGGTGCGTTCGGAGTCTGGAATCTGCCAAAAGAAGTACGGTGTGCGCTCGGGCAAGAACCACG is part of the candidate division KSB1 bacterium genome and harbors:
- a CDS encoding M1 family metallopeptidase → MKVREALGGGTAVAAYVLAVAGVLAGEPALSERVVRYSLEARLDPVARLVGGRGQIEWRNTGGRPAETLQFHLYMNAFRNSESTFLREIPYRSRYRKRKPEEWGWIELDTLRWGAVDLLPAARFIHPDDDNDQDRTVLEVPLPRTVAAGESIVLEMAFRTKLPRIMARTGYEGKDFFFVAQWFPKLGVWEVEGWNCHQFHRTSEFYADFGSYDVRLMVPIGYVVGATGELVEEAQQDSIRLLHYHADDVHDFAWTASPLYVVYEDSLGGTKIRVLMQRGHRAQARRHLEAAKTALRRFQEWFGPYPYPVLTVVDTKGRAGGMEYPTLITAGVLFGPWVPRGLRTVEAVVFHEFGHQYWYGMVANNEFEEAWLDEGINSYSEVRIFEEEYGPVGNLLDLWGMRLSDLDFQRLQLQMLSSPDPVGRRAWEFVDAASYSVNSYAKVAVTLATLERYVGKERFLRCLRAYFERWRFRHPRGEDFLRVVREELNEPACESLLRQILEKPGRLDYGVARAVSYRQEKPMGVDFQDAARSDSASGLEVGAARDSALFWNEVLVRRYGEFQFPVDIALLFANGDTLRFSWDGQDAWHRIRLYQPSRLVAAVIDPDGRVPLDLNGNNNSRTVEPRMRGVRKLVARWVYWLQVLFSTVSFFS
- a CDS encoding FAD-dependent monooxygenase, producing the protein SEVVVIGASQAGLLCAAELARGGIAVEVFENLAAPEEVLPRTLIVTPHLGQVLGDSAGLPVRSTVSAFRIWVNGRFTEVLISEPDWVIDRRDLIRSLAEVATSSGVRIHWGVRLLSVSPTPHGFELLFLDRNSGQFFKRTVSVLVAADGATSTVAQSLNANGKLTVPILQAYVRTAEPVDPCVVDTWFLPERTPYFFWQIPDSERTAAVGCVVPEGRKGKREFFRFLREIGVDPLRVEAALVPLYDPLEKPYRRFGNAELYLVGDAAGHVKVTTVGGTVTGLLGARAAARAILRRTSYVRELRELRRELYVHYLLRRVLDAFDSGDYDRLVACLNRRVLGLLRDVPRDRFASIFLRTLLAQPALAVLGVKGLVRSTWIRLRGRSRT